CACCAGCTTGAGAAGGCCGACCGTGCGATCGACGCTTTGTGCCCCCGAGCGGCCCCTGTCCCCGCCCTCATCGTGGAGGATCAAGTCCATATTGTAGACCTTGGTCATTCTTGTCTTGTCGCCGCACAGTAAGGCCTTTAAAGCGGAGCGCAAGACAGGTGGTTGCGCCAGCGTGGCAGACCCTCCACCATATGGACGGCAATCAAGAGCGAACCGGCCTCCAAGGCCGGACGACAGGGAACGCTGACGTCGATCGATCGCAGGGCGATGAGGCGGAGGCGCTCGGCACGAGCGCGCACGCAGCCGACTCCGCCGCGATATCACAGGAGACCATGACCATGACCGGACTGACCCGACGCCACCTGCTGGCCTCCGCCGGCGGGGTCGCCTTGGCAACCGCGACGCCCGTCGTCACGCCGTTCGCGATCCGCAAGGCGAGCGCCGCCGACTATCCCATGCGCTTCGCCAACAACCTGCCTTTGTCGCATCCCATGAACCTTCGGGCGAAGGAGGCGACCGACGCGATCCGCGAGCAGACCGACGGCCAGGTCGACATCGAGATCTTCCCCAACAACCAGCTGGGCGGCGACACCGACATGCTCAGCCAGGTCCGGTCCGGCGGGGTCCAGTTCTTCACCCTGTCCGGCCTGATCCTCTCCACCCTCGTGCCGGCCGCGGCGATCAACGGCGTCGGCTTCGCCTTTCCCGACTACGACCATGTCTGGCGGGCGATGGACGGCGAGGTCGGCGCCCATGTCCGCGAGGAGATCACCAATGCCGGCCTGATCCCGCTCGAGAAGATCTGGGACAACGGCTTCCGTCAGATCACGACCAGCACCAAGGCCATCGAGTCGCCGGACGATCTGGTCAACTTCAAGATCCGCGTGCCGGTCAGCCCGCTCTGGACCTCGATGTTCACGGCGTTCGGCTCCGCGCCGACCTCGATCAACTTCGCGGAAGTCTATTCCGCGTTGCAGACCCGCGTGGTCGAGGGGCAGGAGAACCCGCTCGCCATCGTCGAGACCGCCAAGCTGTACGAAGTCCAGCAATACTGCTCGCTGACCAACCACATGTGGGACGGCTACTGGATGCTGTGCAACCGGCGGGCGCTCTCCGGCCTGCCGGACGAGTACCGCGAGGTGGTCGAGCGCAACTTCAACGAGGCGGCGGTCAAGGAGCGCGCCGACATCGTCGAGCTCAACACCCATCTCAGGGCCGATCTCGAAGGCCGGCAGCTCGCGTTCAACGAGCCGGACCCGGCCGCCTTCCGCGCCAAGCTGCAAGAGGCTGGCTTCTACGCCGAGTGGAAGGAGAAGTTCGGCGAGGAGGCCTGGGCGCTGCTCGAGAAGACCACGGGAACCCTCGCGTGACGGAGATCGCCCAAAGCTCCGAGTTCGACCTGCCGGTCGAGGAGCGCCCGTCCTCCGGCCTCGGCGCGGTCGCGAGCGTGCTCGACCGGAGCCTGGGCCTGATCGTGGAGACGGTCGCGGCCGTGCTGGTCGCGGCCGAGGTCGTCATTCTGTTCACGGGAATCCTCGCCCGCTACGTCTTCCATGCGCCGATCGTGTGGACCGACGAGCTGGGCGGCATCCTCTTCCTCTGGCTGGCGATGATGGGCGCGGTCGTCGCGTTCCGCCGCGGCGCGCATATGCGCATGACCGCGCTCCTCTCGATGGCCAGGCCGGGCACGCGCGCCTTTCTCGAGGTGGTCGCGGTCGCGGCCGGCGTCGCCTTCCTGCTGATCATCCTCCATCCCGGCTACGAGTACGCCTACGAGGAGACCTACATCACCACGCCGGCGCTCGGCATCATGAACATGTGGCGCGCGGCCGCGATCCCGGTCGGCACCGCGCTCATGATCCTGGTCGGCCTGTGCCAGCTCGCCCGGGTCGGCGACCTCCGCCTCGTCCTGGGCGCGGTCGCCCTCACCGCCGCCGTCGTGCTCGGCCTCAGCTTCGCCGGGCCCCTCGTCGAGCCGCTCGGCAACTGGAACCTGCTGCTCTTCTTCGTGCTGGGCGTCGCCGTCATGGTCTTGTCCGGCGTGCCGATCGCCTTCGCCTTCGGACTCGCCACCGTGGGCTATCTCGGCCTGACCAGCATGACGCCCATGATGGTCGTGGTCGGCCGCATGGACGAGGGCATGGCGCACCTCATCCTCCTGGCCGTGCCGCTCTTCGTCTTCCTGGGCCTCCTGATCGAGATGACCGGCATGGCGCGGGCCATGGTCGCCTTCCTGGCCAGCCTGCTCGGCTCCGTGAAGGGCGGCCTGTCCTACGTGCTGATCGGCGCCATGTACGTCGTCTCCGGCATCTCCGGCTCGAAGGCGGCCGACATGGCGGCGGTGGCGCCGGTCCTCTTTCCCGAGATGAAGGAGCGCGGCTCCAAGCCGGGCGATCTCGTGGCGCTCCTGTCCGCGACCGGCGCGCAGACCGAGACCATTCCGCCCAGCCTGGTGCTGATCACCATCGGCTCGGTCACCGGCGTGTCGATCGCGGCCCTGTTCACCGGCGGCCTCCTGCCGGCCGTGGTGCTCGGCCTGGCGCTGTGCGGCATGGTCTGGTGGCGCTACCGGCACGAGGACACGTCGCACATCAAGCGCGCCGGCTGGGGCGAGATCGGCAAGACCTTCCTGATCGCCCTGCCGGCCCTGGTCCTGCCGTTCCTGATCCGCGCCGCCGTGGTCGAGGGAATCGCCACGACCACCGAGGTGTCCACGATCGGCATCGTCTACGCCATGATCGCCGGCATCGTCCTCTATCGCCAGTTCGACTGGTCGCGCCTGCCGGGCATGCTGGTCGACACCGCCGCCTTGTCCGGCGCCATCCTCCTGATCATCGGCGCGGCGACCGCCATGGCCTGGGCGCTGACCTCGTCCGGCTTCTCGCGCGATCTCGCGGCCTTCATGGCGGGCCTGCCCGGCGGCGGCGCCACCTTCATGGCCGTCTCCATCGTCGCCTTCATCATCTTGGGCAGCGTGCTGGAAGGCATTCCGGCCATCGTGCTGTTCGCGCCGCTGCTCTTTCCGATCGCGGCCGACATGGGCATCCACGAGGTGCACTACGCGATGGTCGTGATCCTGGCGATGGGCCTCGGCCTGTTCGCGCCGCCCTTCGGCGTCGGCTACTACACCGCCTGCGCCATCGGCCGCGTCAATCCGGACGAGGGCATCCGCCGCATCTGGGGCTATCTCGCCGCCCTGTTCGTCGGCCTCGTCCTGGTCGCCGTCTTCCCCTGGTTCTCGATCGGCTTCCTCTAGGGCATCATCCGCCGGCGCGACGCCGCGCCGGCGGCACGATGACGGTCCCGGTCGGCGACGGGGAGCCGGACGGAACGAAACGGCTCCACCGACGCGGCGCGGGGTCGGGACGAGCTGTGGGCCGACATGGGCCTGTCGCCGGACAAGCCGGAAGGCTGGACCCGGCCGGTCATCCGGGTGGGGTTCAAGTCCTCGCCCGCGTTCGTCGAGGCCGCCAACACGCCCTGCCTGCACGAAGCCTACGACCGGCTCGTCGGCGTGGACCGCTGGCTCGCCCCCATGGGTCTCGGAACCTTCCCGATCCGCTTTCCTTCGCCGGACGCCCCCGGTGACGATGGCTGGCATGTCGACATGAGCTTCGGCGACAGCCCCGACTTCATGGAATGGCGCGCCAACGTGAAGAGCAGCGGACGCGCCTTGCTGATGCTGTTCCTGTTTTCGGATGTCGGTCCCGACGACGCGCCCACGAGGATACGCAAGGGTTCGCATGCCGCGATCGCGCGGGAGCGGCTGCCCCACGGCGAGGCCGGCGCGACGCTGCGGCAGCTCTCCGCCGGCGGCTACGCGTCGACGGCGGGGTGCGACGTCGCGCTGGCGACGGGCGCCGCGGGCACGGTCTTCCTGTGCCATCCGTTCCTCGTCCATGCCGCGCAACCGCACGGCGGGCAGCGCCCGCGCTTCATGGCGCAACCGCCGCTCAAGCCGAAGGCCGAGTTCGATCCGGCCCTGCCGCCGTCGCCGGTCCAGACGGCCGTCCGCCAGGCTTGCGGCCTGTCGTTCTGATCGAGCGGCGGCCGGCTCCCGTTACCCGCGCAGGTCGGGACCGCCCGCGCGCTCCAGGCTCTCGGCAAGCACGACGATGCTGACGCCCAGCAACGCTATGTCCTTGACCAGGAACGAGCCCAGCCCGTTCAGCCAGGGGAAGCCGCCCGACGCCTCTTCCCAGATCGGCAGCGCGAGCAGGGTCGAGGTGGTGACCAGGAAGGTGAGGGCGGCGAGCGCGCCGCCGGCCACGCCGGCGCGGGCAGACCAGGGCGAGGCGATCAGGAGCGCCGCCGTAATCAGCTCGACGACGCCCAGGAGGTAGGACGCGCCTGCTTCGCCGAGAACGGGGTAGAGCCAGGCGAGCCAGGGCGTGCCGCCGATCAACGGCCTGAGCGCCTCGATCTCGATCTGCGTGAACTTGAGGATGCCGATCAGGCCGAGCGGCAGGACGACACCCGCCAGGGCGACAATGCGGCCGACGCTCTCGAGCCGGAGGACCGGCTGTGAGCGGACGTGCTCTGCGGCACGCGTGAAATCGTGCGACATGGAAACCTCCCGTAAATATATGCGCGAAGCATATAACAAGGGCGACTTGATGTCTATGCGCGACGCATATAATAATGCGGCATGACCGAAGGAAAGATCGAGAACGTCGTCGGGGCCATGGCTCTGGCCCTGGCGGACGCCGTGCTGCACGACGCGCAGGATCACGCGCCCGAGCCGGGTCTGGCGGCGGCCGCCATCGTCCTGCTCGGGCACGATCCCGGCATGACCATCGAGCGGCTGCGCCGGGCGCTGCTCCTGTCGCATCCGGGCGCGGTGCGCCTGGTCGATCGCCTCGTCGCGGAGGGGGCGGTCGTGCGGCAGCCACGGCCGGACGATCGCCGTGCCGTCGCCCTGCGCCTGACCGAGGCGGGCGATCGGAGCTCCGCCCTGATCCTGGATGCCCGCCGGACGCGCCTTGCCCGCGCGCTCGCGGCGCTGGAGCCCGGCGAGCGGCGGACCTTGGGCCGCCTCGCCGAGAAGCTGCTCGCTTCCTTCATACGGGACGTCGACCACGCCTACGCGACGTGCCGCCTGTGCGATTCCGCGAGCTGCCCGGACTGCCCGGTCGACGCCGCGCTGAGCGCCAGGGCGTGATGGGCGGGGAGAGAGACGGCACGTGTATGAAAAAGCCCGCACCGCCGGAGCGATGCGGGCTCTCTCAGGCCGGTCGGCCCGGGCTCAGGATGCGGCGGCGGCCGTGGTCTGGTCCTCGGTCTCGGCGCCGGGCGCGTTCTTCTTGATCGATTCGATGACCGACGTCGCCGAGGACTTGGCCGCGTAGCCTTCGGTCGAGAACAGGACCTGGCCGTTCGAAGCCCGGAAACGCACCCGGTACTCGCCGGCCTTGTCCTTGTAGATGATGAACTTGTACGCCATGGTGCCGTCCCTTCTACACCGGGGTTGCTGTCCGAATGCGACCGTCCGCGCGCCGCGGCGGCCTGTCAAGCGCAAGCCCGCCGTTCGCGACGTCGCCTTTGGGACAAGCCGCAAAGAGGCAACTGGGCATGAGGTTCGCCTTCGAGACCGTCGACGTCTTCACCGAGCGGCGCTTCGGCGGCAATCCGCTCGCCGTCTTTCCCAGTGCGATCGGCCTGTCCGACGCCGCCATGCAGGCCCTCGCCGCGGAGTTCAATCTCAGCGAGACGACCTTCGTCCTGCCGCCGGACGATCCGGCCAACACGGTGCGCATGCGCATCTTCAACCGTACGGCCGAGATGGCGTTCGCCGGGCATCCCAGCGTCGGCACGGCCTTCGTGCTGGCGCGCGCCGGGATGGGCGAGGGCGACGCGCTGCGGCTCGAGGTGCCGGCGGGCGTGGTCGCCGTCGAAATGGAGCGCGATGCCGGGGGCGACGTGATCGGCGGCCGCATCACGGCACCCCAGCCCCTTTCGCTCGGCGCCGAGCTGCCGCGCGAGGCGATCGCCGCCTGCGCCTCGCTGGCACCGGATCAGGTGATCGTGACCGGCCACGCGCCGGTGGTCGCGTCCATGGGCAACCCCTACGTCATTGCTGAGGTCGCGCCCGACGCGCTCGACCGCGCCCAGCCCGACCTGCGCGCCTTTCGCGAGGCGGCCGCCGGCCGAACCGACATGGGCGGACGCTTCTCCATCTTCGTCTACGCCAGGGGCGGTGCGGACATCCGCGCGCGCATGTTCGCGCCGCTTTCCGGCACGTTCGAGGACCCGGCGACCGGCAGCGCCAACACGCCGCTGGCGGGCCTGCTCCTTTCCCTGTCCGGCGACGAGCGGGCGGATTTCAGCGTCATGCAGGGCGAGGCCATGGGCCGGCCCAGCCTGTTGCGCCTCCATGCGTGGCGTGGCCCGGGCGGCATAACCGCCTCCGTCGCCGGACGCTGCGTCCCGGTGCTGCGCGGCGAGGCCGAGGTCGGCGCGGACGACGCCCAGTAGCCGGCGAGCCCGATGACCGCCCCTGCGGCCCTCGGCGAAACCCCTTCTCGGGCTTCAACCGGCCTTGCAGACCGGCGTGGAGGTTCGAGAAGAGGGCGGTCGCGCATTGGTCGCCCCGGCCGCAGCCTCGTTTCCCGCGCTAACATCGCGCCGCCCATTACGCATCCTTAACCGCTTGCGTGCCAATCTCGCGGCAAGCCCGAGGCGACGCTGGGACTCCGCGCGCCCGGCCCGGCCGGCCGGCGGCGCCGACCTGTCGTCCAGCGTGGCATGGCGCATGAGCCGGAAGGATAGGGGACGGGGGTTAAGAAACCGTCAACGCGGGATGGCAGGCCGCTCTCTTACGGGCCGCCGCTCGCCCGGGAGGGCCGATGCCCGCACGCTCTCCGGCCTTGGACCTCGCTCTACGCCGCCGCGATCGTCTGGGCGTCCGGTTTGGCCTCGAGCGCGCGGACCAGCGGGATGACGTGCCGGCCGAAGAAGTCGACCTCCTCCTGGAAATGCAGGAAGCCCAGGAGGACGAGGTCGACGCCGGCCGCCTTCATCTCCAGGATCCGCCGCGCGATCCGCTCGGGCGTGCCGATCAGGCCGGTCTTGAAGCCGTCATTGTACTGGACCAGGTCCTCGAAGCCGGACGTCGCCCAGTTGCCCTGGCCCTCCGGCGAGGCCTTGCCCGCGTTCCTGGCCTCGTGGCCGAAGGCGCCCACCGCCTCGGGATTGGCCTTGGCGATGATCTCGCTCAGCACGGCTTGCGCCTCGTCCTCGCTCGGGCGCGCGATGGCGAAGCCGTTGACGCCGATCCTGACGCTGTGGCCGTTCGCCTCCGCCTTGGCCCGGATGTCGTCGACCTGCGCCTTGATGCCTTCGGGCGTGTTGCCGTTGGTGAAGTACCAATCAGACACGCGCGCCGCCATGTCGCGCGCCGCGCGCGACGAGCCGCCCTGGAAGATCTCGGGCACCGGCCCCAGCGGCTTGGGCTTCAGCGTGTAGGCGCGGTAGCGGTAGAAGTCGCCGTCGAAGGTGAAGCCGTCCTCGGTCCAGATGCCCCGGAGCGCGCGGATGAACTCCTCCGAGCGGCGGTAGCGCTCGTCGTGGTCGAGCCAGGGCAGGCCGATCGCGCTGAACTCGCCGCGGAACCAGCCGCTCACGATGTTGACCGCGACCCGGCCCCCGGTCAGCTGGCTGATGGTCGCGAGCTGCTTGGCGGCGAGCGTCGGGTTCCAGGGGCCGGGCAGGACCGCGGCGATGACCTTGAGCCGCTCGGTCGCGGCCAGAAGCGCGTGGCTGAACGCGACCGATTCGTGCTGGTACTCCGCGCCGTAGCCGGCGGTGAAGCGGATCTGGGTCAGCGCGTAGTCGAAGCCGGCGGTCTCCGCGATGCGGGCGAGCTCGCGGTTGTAGCCGATGTCCCAGGACGTGCGCTGCTCGATGTCGCTGATCACCAGGCCGCCCGAGACGTTGGGCACCCAGTAGGCAAATCGGATGGGTTCGCGTGGCGTGCTCATGGCGCGATCTCCAGGGCGGTGCCGGCCCGCTCGCCGGCACGCGCGTCGTCGTGCGATGTGGGCAGGAAGCGGGCGGCCTCGGCGGCCGCGCGGGCGATCCTTTCATGGATCGCGGGATTGACGATGCGTCCGGCCTCGACGTCGGTTTCCAACGCATAGACGGCGGTCGGCAAGGTGAGCGCGCCGAAGAAGCCGAACAGCGGCCGCATCTGATGCTCGATCATCAGGCCGTGCAGAGGCGTGCCGCCGGTCGCGGCCAGGATCACCGGCCGGCCCCGCAACGCCTGGTGATGGACCAGGTCGAACAGATGCTTGAGCGCGCCGGTGACCGACGCGCGATGGACCGGCGTGCCGACCACGAGCAGATCGGCCTCCTCGACGCGCGCGATCACCTCCCGGCCGGCGTCGTCGAGCTGCGCGCGATGCAGGGCGCGGAACAGGACGGGTGCCGCGTCGACAAGCTCGATCCGGTCGGCTTCGCCGCCGGTCGCCGTCGCCAGCGCATCGAGGAGGGCGCCGACCAGCGCGGTCGTGCGCGACGGCCGCCGGACGCTGCCGGACAGGCCGAGAAGGACGGGTCGGGACATGACGGGTTCCGGGACCGCGCGGAGCGCGGTCGGCTGAAGACGAGGGCGAACGGAGGAATGGCGGCCGGCGTCAGCGCGCCGGACAGGCGCACGTCATACAATCGTCGGCAAGCGTATGTTCGACGAGGACCGTCGTATCACGAGTCATGATGCTGTATTCCCCTGGGGCCTGTTCGACGCCCCGAAGATCCATTGGCACGATCGGGGAGGAAGCGCGCGGGATCAAGAGAACAGATCGAGCGTTTTACTGTCGCCGACGAGAACGGATCTTGCGACAGGCTGTGGCAGGGGAGAAAAAAGTCGCGCGACCGTCCTTCGCCGCCAGTCGGATCTCAGCCGGGCTCGTCCTCGCCGGCAAGACGGTCGAAGGCGTCGCCGTGCAGGGCGTGGGCGACCACCGTCTGGTCCTCCGCGCCCAGGCGCCGGTAGAAGGCGTGCGCCCCGGTGTTCCAGGTCTTGGACGTCCACCAGACGAAGGTCAGGCCGCGCTCCTTGGCCGTGCGCGCCACGGCCGTCACGAGCGCCTTGCCGACGCCACGGCCGCGCGCTTCCTCGACCACGAACAGGTCGCACATGAACAGGCCGTGCGCGGCATAGGCCGTCTCGTAGGCGTCGATGAAGACGGCATAGCCGACGGGCTCCCGGCCGGACGTGGCCAGGAAGGCTTCGGCGACCGCGTTGCGGCCGAACAGGTCGCGCGCGATGGCGTGACCGGTGAAGTAGGTCTCCGGATCGCCCTGGTGGCGGTTGAGCTGGCGGCTCAGCTGCGCGAGCGCGGCGACGTCGGCGGGACGGGCAGGGCGGATGGCGATGGTCATGGGCGTCTTGCGGCATCCCGGGTCGGAGGCGGGGCCGGACAGTAGACCCGGGCATGCAAGCCGGCAATGCGTCGATCGCGCGGTTCGCACGGATCGCGCGTGCTAGACTCATCCCTTCGATGTCTTCCGCCCGAGTGACCGCATGCCGTCCACGCCCCGCCGCCTGCTCCGCCTGCTCCGCCTCTGCGCCGCCGCCTCCGCGTCCGTCTTGATCCTGGTGCTGGGCCGGAGCCTGGCGCTGGCCGC
Above is a genomic segment from Geminicoccaceae bacterium SCSIO 64248 containing:
- a CDS encoding TRAP transporter substrate-binding protein, producing the protein MTGLTRRHLLASAGGVALATATPVVTPFAIRKASAADYPMRFANNLPLSHPMNLRAKEATDAIREQTDGQVDIEIFPNNQLGGDTDMLSQVRSGGVQFFTLSGLILSTLVPAAAINGVGFAFPDYDHVWRAMDGEVGAHVREEITNAGLIPLEKIWDNGFRQITTSTKAIESPDDLVNFKIRVPVSPLWTSMFTAFGSAPTSINFAEVYSALQTRVVEGQENPLAIVETAKLYEVQQYCSLTNHMWDGYWMLCNRRALSGLPDEYREVVERNFNEAAVKERADIVELNTHLRADLEGRQLAFNEPDPAAFRAKLQEAGFYAEWKEKFGEEAWALLEKTTGTLA
- a CDS encoding TRAP transporter large permease subunit, translating into MTEIAQSSEFDLPVEERPSSGLGAVASVLDRSLGLIVETVAAVLVAAEVVILFTGILARYVFHAPIVWTDELGGILFLWLAMMGAVVAFRRGAHMRMTALLSMARPGTRAFLEVVAVAAGVAFLLIILHPGYEYAYEETYITTPALGIMNMWRAAAIPVGTALMILVGLCQLARVGDLRLVLGAVALTAAVVLGLSFAGPLVEPLGNWNLLLFFVLGVAVMVLSGVPIAFAFGLATVGYLGLTSMTPMMVVVGRMDEGMAHLILLAVPLFVFLGLLIEMTGMARAMVAFLASLLGSVKGGLSYVLIGAMYVVSGISGSKAADMAAVAPVLFPEMKERGSKPGDLVALLSATGAQTETIPPSLVLITIGSVTGVSIAALFTGGLLPAVVLGLALCGMVWWRYRHEDTSHIKRAGWGEIGKTFLIALPALVLPFLIRAAVVEGIATTTEVSTIGIVYAMIAGIVLYRQFDWSRLPGMLVDTAALSGAILLIIGAATAMAWALTSSGFSRDLAAFMAGLPGGGATFMAVSIVAFIILGSVLEGIPAIVLFAPLLFPIAADMGIHEVHYAMVVILAMGLGLFAPPFGVGYYTACAIGRVNPDEGIRRIWGYLAALFVGLVLVAVFPWFSIGFL
- a CDS encoding phytanoyl-CoA dioxygenase family protein, whose protein sequence is MGLSPDKPEGWTRPVIRVGFKSSPAFVEAANTPCLHEAYDRLVGVDRWLAPMGLGTFPIRFPSPDAPGDDGWHVDMSFGDSPDFMEWRANVKSSGRALLMLFLFSDVGPDDAPTRIRKGSHAAIARERLPHGEAGATLRQLSAGGYASTAGCDVALATGAAGTVFLCHPFLVHAAQPHGGQRPRFMAQPPLKPKAEFDPALPPSPVQTAVRQACGLSF
- a CDS encoding DUF417 family protein yields the protein MSHDFTRAAEHVRSQPVLRLESVGRIVALAGVVLPLGLIGILKFTQIEIEALRPLIGGTPWLAWLYPVLGEAGASYLLGVVELITAALLIASPWSARAGVAGGALAALTFLVTTSTLLALPIWEEASGGFPWLNGLGSFLVKDIALLGVSIVVLAESLERAGGPDLRG
- a CDS encoding MarR family winged helix-turn-helix transcriptional regulator encodes the protein MTEGKIENVVGAMALALADAVLHDAQDHAPEPGLAAAAIVLLGHDPGMTIERLRRALLLSHPGAVRLVDRLVAEGAVVRQPRPDDRRAVALRLTEAGDRSSALILDARRTRLARALAALEPGERRTLGRLAEKLLASFIRDVDHAYATCRLCDSASCPDCPVDAALSARA
- a CDS encoding DUF1508 domain-containing protein is translated as MAYKFIIYKDKAGEYRVRFRASNGQVLFSTEGYAAKSSATSVIESIKKNAPGAETEDQTTAAAAS
- a CDS encoding PhzF family phenazine biosynthesis protein; amino-acid sequence: MRFAFETVDVFTERRFGGNPLAVFPSAIGLSDAAMQALAAEFNLSETTFVLPPDDPANTVRMRIFNRTAEMAFAGHPSVGTAFVLARAGMGEGDALRLEVPAGVVAVEMERDAGGDVIGGRITAPQPLSLGAELPREAIAACASLAPDQVIVTGHAPVVASMGNPYVIAEVAPDALDRAQPDLRAFREAAAGRTDMGGRFSIFVYARGGADIRARMFAPLSGTFEDPATGSANTPLAGLLLSLSGDERADFSVMQGEAMGRPSLLRLHAWRGPGGITASVAGRCVPVLRGEAEVGADDAQ
- the sfnG gene encoding dimethyl sulfone monooxygenase SfnG — protein: MSTPREPIRFAYWVPNVSGGLVISDIEQRTSWDIGYNRELARIAETAGFDYALTQIRFTAGYGAEYQHESVAFSHALLAATERLKVIAAVLPGPWNPTLAAKQLATISQLTGGRVAVNIVSGWFRGEFSAIGLPWLDHDERYRRSEEFIRALRGIWTEDGFTFDGDFYRYRAYTLKPKPLGPVPEIFQGGSSRAARDMAARVSDWYFTNGNTPEGIKAQVDDIRAKAEANGHSVRIGVNGFAIARPSEDEAQAVLSEIIAKANPEAVGAFGHEARNAGKASPEGQGNWATSGFEDLVQYNDGFKTGLIGTPERIARRILEMKAAGVDLVLLGFLHFQEEVDFFGRHVIPLVRALEAKPDAQTIAAA
- the msuE gene encoding FMN reductase encodes the protein MSRPVLLGLSGSVRRPSRTTALVGALLDALATATGGEADRIELVDAAPVLFRALHRAQLDDAGREVIARVEEADLLVVGTPVHRASVTGALKHLFDLVHHQALRGRPVILAATGGTPLHGLMIEHQMRPLFGFFGALTLPTAVYALETDVEAGRIVNPAIHERIARAAAEAARFLPTSHDDARAGERAGTALEIAP
- a CDS encoding GNAT family N-acetyltransferase, with amino-acid sequence MTIAIRPARPADVAALAQLSRQLNRHQGDPETYFTGHAIARDLFGRNAVAEAFLATSGREPVGYAVFIDAYETAYAAHGLFMCDLFVVEEARGRGVGKALVTAVARTAKERGLTFVWWTSKTWNTGAHAFYRRLGAEDQTVVAHALHGDAFDRLAGEDEPG